GAATGCTCAAACCGACCAGCAAGCAGGGGAAGCTTATGCAAGTTGGCTGTTGACATCGCCAGGTCAAGAACTGCTCGAAAAGGCTGGATTTGTCAGAATCAAGTAAAGCGATCGCAGCGGTTGAATTTGGCAGAATATTTAAATAATAGATATAGATTACCTAATAAAAACTTAATTCATGTCACAAAAGAATGAAACTGCGGTTTTAGCCTTAACCTTACTGCTGACAGTTGGAATAGTTGGCGGTGGTGCGTGGTGGTTTATTAATCAAAATTCTGGAAACAAGAATATTATCGCCACTCCCAATCAGAATAATGAGCAAAATTTATTATCAATCACTGAACGAATTAGTTTTGGGGAAAAAACTTTAATTCCCAGTGATATCACTCCCCAAAAAAAAGAGGGGATCCAGGCGATCGCCAATCAAGATTACACCAAAGCGATCGCTAATTTATCAGCTTCTTTAAACCTCAAGCGTAATGATCCAGAAGCACTAATATATCTGAATAATGCTCGCATCGGTTCTGATAAAAACTATACCATTGTTGCATCTTTACCAGTAGGTGCTGATCCCAATGAGGCTTTAGAAGTTTTACGTGGTATCGCCCAAGCTCAAAATGAAGTTAATAGTTCTGGAAGAATTAAGGGAGTACCTTTGAAGGTGGGAATAGCAAACGATGATGATAATCCAGCCATCTCTAAACAAATCGCTTCTAGCTTAGTTAAAAATCAGCAAGTATTAGGTGTTGTCGGGCCTGTCACTAGCGATGCTACCTTAGCCGCAGGCCAAATCTATAATGCTGAACAACTTGTAGCTGTTTCCCCTACTAGCACTTCCGTGAAAATTTCTAACTTTAGTCGCTACGTTTTTCGCACAGTACCCAGTGATTTTATGGCGGCTAGAAGGTTAGCTAACTACATGGTAAAAACCTTACAGAAAAAAAATGCAGTAGTTTTTTTCAATTCCCAAAGCAACTATAGTCAATCTTTAAAGTCTGAATTTGTTTCATCTGTTTCTTTGGAGGGTGGACAAATATCAAGCGAATTTGATTTGTCTAAAGCAGATTTTAGTGCGGCTAAAAGTATAGAGCAAGCCACTAAGCAAGGTGCAGAAGTATTGATGTTAGCAGCGAACACTGAGACATTAGATAAAGCACTGCAAGTAGTTCAGGCTAACCAAAAACGATTAGCTGTGTTGGCAGGCGATGATGTTTATGCAGTCAAAACTTTAGAAGTTGGTAGGGAGCAAGCTGTAAATATGATATTGGCAGTTCCCTGGCATGTCAAAGGTAATTCTCAGTCAGATTTTCCCCAGAAGTCTCGGCAGTTGTGGGGTGGTGATGTCAGCTGGCGAACCGCTCTGGCCTATGATGCTACCAAGGCTCTGATGGCTGCATTAGAACAAAATCCTACGCGTTCTGGGGTACAACAAGCGCTTTCCTCATCTGATTTTACCGCCAATGGTGCTTCTGGCACAATTCGGTTTTTACCCTCAGGCGATCGCAATTCTCCCGTCCAACTTGTGAAAATAGTTCCTGGTAATCGCTCTCCGACTGGGTACGACTTTGAACCAGTACCATAATCAACACCCAACCGCTCATTAACACTCCCCGAATTTATATTTCGGGGATTCTTGCTTGACACTTAGGGAACTCCAACAGATAAATCATCCTGGTTGAAGTTGCTGGCTGATGGCTGATAACTTTGAACAGTCAAATATTTTTTATTTGGAAGTCCCAAAACTTGAGTTTTACAGCTTTCGGGCCGTAATTTAACTCGCTCAAAAATGACTATATTTGCTAACAGATGAATGGCTAGCTACAGCTTCTTGCTCTAGAGGTGTTTACTCAATGTTCAGTGTTGCCCTTGACGGTGGGGTGGACGCAAGGGCAAGAAATTGCTTCCTACCAAGAGCCATTTGTACTCCCTTCTAAATGTTCTGGTAAACGTCACAAATTGAACACTGAGACTTTTCAATCTAAAAATTACCCGATTACACACAATCTGTTTGTGGTGGTCAAACAGATTGGTCAAACCTAGCAGCAAGCAGGAGTTGCTGACGCCAACTTACTGCTAATTTATCGGGGGTAGGAACTAATGACTTAGGCTGGTTTGTCAAAGTTTGCTGACAGCTACGACTGCTGGCAAGTGTAGCGGCAGTTCCCACCGTAGATGCCTGTAATACAAGGCTGCTTCTCTTAAAGATTTGAACTGCGCTTTAGCTGCCTCGATTAATCGACTCTGCTGGCAAGCAAATAAGATTATCACCTTGGGTAAGGATTAAGCCACGTTGACGCAACTTGCCCATCAAGCGGGTGACGGTGACACGAGTCGAACCAATCGCACTACCAATTTGAGCATGGGTAAGGGGGAAGGGCAGACAATAGCCACGAATTACATCGGGGTCAGTTTCACTCATTGCCGGCTCTCCATATTCCTCAATCAACAATGTGAGAAATCCTAAGAGGCGGTCAATGGTGCGCCGTTGTCCCAAGGCACTCAGCCACAGCAGTTTGCGCTGATGCTGATACCTAAACGCATCCATAACTTCGCGGCGGAAGTGAGGCCAGTTGTCTAAGTCATGCCAGTACATCCACAGCACCGCTGTTTGGTCAACATGAGCGTATGACTGGAGCGTAAATGGTGACTGAGCAACAATTTCAAAAGGTTGTCCCGCTCCTACAAAACCTAAGAAAGCTTCTTCTGGGGTTCTGTTGATTCGTCGAGACGTTAGCTGGCTGGCAGTAGCGCTAACCTGAGCGGTTCCTACCATGCGGATTGCGCCCCTTTGCACCAAATATAGCAATCCAGGTCTAGCTGGAATGCGTTCATCTTTGCTAAAGGTGCGACAACGGTAGTG
Above is a window of Nostoc sp. UHCC 0702 DNA encoding:
- a CDS encoding amino acid ABC transporter substrate-binding protein translates to MSQKNETAVLALTLLLTVGIVGGGAWWFINQNSGNKNIIATPNQNNEQNLLSITERISFGEKTLIPSDITPQKKEGIQAIANQDYTKAIANLSASLNLKRNDPEALIYLNNARIGSDKNYTIVASLPVGADPNEALEVLRGIAQAQNEVNSSGRIKGVPLKVGIANDDDNPAISKQIASSLVKNQQVLGVVGPVTSDATLAAGQIYNAEQLVAVSPTSTSVKISNFSRYVFRTVPSDFMAARRLANYMVKTLQKKNAVVFFNSQSNYSQSLKSEFVSSVSLEGGQISSEFDLSKADFSAAKSIEQATKQGAEVLMLAANTETLDKALQVVQANQKRLAVLAGDDVYAVKTLEVGREQAVNMILAVPWHVKGNSQSDFPQKSRQLWGGDVSWRTALAYDATKALMAALEQNPTRSGVQQALSSSDFTANGASGTIRFLPSGDRNSPVQLVKIVPGNRSPTGYDFEPVP
- a CDS encoding Crp/Fnr family transcriptional regulator; the protein is MTSLFSAERSLLPMQSPSSFSEASRPFLTWQRILDWAQEHYRCRTFSKDERIPARPGLLYLVQRGAIRMVGTAQVSATASQLTSRRINRTPEEAFLGFVGAGQPFEIVAQSPFTLQSYAHVDQTAVLWMYWHDLDNWPHFRREVMDAFRYQHQRKLLWLSALGQRRTIDRLLGFLTLLIEEYGEPAMSETDPDVIRGYCLPFPLTHAQIGSAIGSTRVTVTRLMGKLRQRGLILTQGDNLICLPAESINRGS